The following coding sequences are from one Microbulbifer sp. TB1203 window:
- a CDS encoding sigma-54 dependent transcriptional regulator, with the protein MDKVLIIDDNPGIISALELLLSLHRIETLSALTPPAGLQLLREHRDISLVIQDMNFTADTTSGEEGRELFFAIRDIEPDLPVILLTAWTQLEMAVELVKAGAADYIGKPWDDHKLVATVKNLLELNELQEQQRQARQQALQARQQLRQQFDLQGIVYRSGAMQKLLEMATQVARSDVPVLITGPNGAGKEKIADIVQANSPLRNGPYIKVNVGALPEDLMEAELFGAEPGAYTGAGNRARQGRFEVADGGTLFLDEIGELSASGQVKLLRVLQTGEFQRLGSSQTRKVKVRVVSATNSDLPQQIAAGEFRQDLFYRLNVIELKLPPLCDRPEDILPLARCFLGVELGTDKRLSPQAQNALMHYRWPGNVRELQNTMQRASVLSQSGTIDEDTLALPVQENTGKKVDINFEPSRELLEQTLASCNGVISQTARELGLSRQALYRRLDKHGIPY; encoded by the coding sequence ATGGACAAGGTCCTGATCATCGACGACAACCCGGGCATCATCTCCGCCCTGGAACTGCTGTTGTCCCTGCACCGGATAGAAACCCTGAGCGCCCTCACTCCGCCCGCAGGGTTGCAGTTGCTGCGCGAGCACCGGGATATCAGCCTGGTGATCCAGGATATGAACTTCACCGCCGACACCACCTCGGGGGAAGAGGGCCGCGAACTTTTCTTCGCAATACGCGACATTGAGCCGGACCTGCCGGTAATCCTGCTCACCGCCTGGACCCAGCTGGAGATGGCGGTGGAACTGGTCAAAGCCGGTGCCGCGGACTATATCGGCAAGCCCTGGGATGACCACAAGCTGGTGGCCACGGTAAAAAACCTGCTGGAACTGAATGAGCTGCAGGAACAGCAGCGCCAGGCCCGGCAACAGGCGCTGCAGGCGCGCCAGCAGCTGCGCCAGCAGTTCGACCTTCAGGGTATCGTCTACCGCAGCGGTGCCATGCAAAAACTGCTGGAAATGGCCACCCAGGTGGCCAGATCCGACGTACCGGTATTGATCACCGGCCCCAATGGAGCCGGCAAGGAAAAGATCGCCGATATCGTGCAGGCCAACTCCCCGCTGCGCAACGGCCCCTATATCAAAGTCAATGTGGGCGCGCTTCCGGAGGACCTGATGGAAGCGGAACTCTTCGGCGCAGAGCCGGGTGCTTACACCGGTGCCGGCAACCGCGCGCGCCAGGGACGATTCGAGGTCGCCGACGGCGGCACCCTGTTTCTCGACGAGATCGGCGAGCTGTCCGCCAGCGGCCAGGTAAAACTGCTGCGAGTGCTGCAGACCGGCGAGTTCCAACGCCTGGGCAGCAGCCAGACGCGCAAGGTCAAGGTGCGCGTGGTCAGCGCCACCAACAGCGACCTGCCACAACAGATCGCCGCCGGCGAATTCCGCCAGGACCTTTTCTACCGGCTGAACGTCATCGAACTCAAGCTGCCGCCCCTGTGCGACAGGCCGGAGGATATACTGCCGCTGGCGCGCTGCTTTTTAGGTGTAGAGCTCGGCACTGACAAGCGGCTCTCCCCCCAGGCGCAAAACGCATTGATGCACTACCGCTGGCCGGGCAATGTGCGCGAACTGCAAAACACCATGCAGCGTGCCTCGGTGCTCAGCCAGTCAGGAACCATCGACGAGGATACCCTGGCCCTGCCGGTGCAGGAAAATACCGGCAAAAAAGTCGACATCAACTTCGAGCCCAGCCGCGAACTGCTGGAGCAGACGCTAGCCAGCTGCAACGGCGTTATCTCCCAGACTGCGCGGGAACTAGGCCTCAGCCGGCAGGCGCTCTACCGCCGGCTGGATAAACACGGTATTCCCTACTGA
- a CDS encoding ATP-binding protein gives MSWSLEARIAAVSLLALLIATSIPFALLQFGLDTRLAWAGGLLLAVVSVLLLLRLLTGPLNRALNALESGLLNFRDGDFSISLAVNRNDQLGDLARLYNEVGEILRRERAHIYQRELLLDTVIQSSPQALLLVDQGQHIIYANSSARQLLNRGKPIQGFKLEQILPRCPPELAEAIEKQEDGLFSYSDGDTSHTQHIGNNTFVLNAQKHRLIVIREMTRELTRTEVQVWKKVIRLISHELNNSLAPISSMAHSGKEMLRQHPGTADEENRKTQTLEKVFATIAERCQHLTEFTQGYARFAKLPPPSCEEVQWRQLIDNLAPLQRFQLHGELPARPGYFDSAQLEQALLNLLKNAGEAGSAPEQIELEINADSRGQQIAVRDRGQGMSDKVLQQALLPFFSTKAQGVGLGLALCREIIDAHDGHIQLHNRPGGGLQISLWLPWPKSG, from the coding sequence ATGAGTTGGTCCCTGGAAGCCCGCATCGCCGCAGTTTCACTGTTGGCCCTGCTGATCGCCACCTCCATTCCCTTTGCGCTGCTACAGTTCGGCCTGGACACAAGGCTGGCCTGGGCGGGCGGTTTGCTGTTGGCGGTGGTTTCGGTACTGCTTCTGCTGCGCCTGTTAACCGGGCCGCTCAACCGAGCGTTGAACGCTCTTGAGAGTGGCCTGCTGAATTTCCGCGACGGCGACTTCTCGATCTCGCTGGCCGTCAATCGCAATGACCAATTGGGCGACCTGGCCCGGCTGTACAACGAGGTTGGGGAGATACTGCGCCGCGAGCGCGCGCATATCTACCAGCGCGAACTATTGTTGGATACGGTAATTCAGAGCTCCCCCCAGGCATTGCTGCTGGTGGACCAGGGACAACATATCATCTACGCCAACAGCAGCGCGCGGCAGCTGCTGAACCGCGGCAAACCCATACAGGGATTCAAGCTGGAACAGATACTGCCCCGGTGCCCCCCGGAACTGGCCGAGGCCATTGAAAAGCAGGAAGACGGCCTGTTCAGCTATAGCGACGGCGACACCAGCCACACTCAGCATATCGGCAACAATACCTTTGTACTCAATGCGCAGAAGCACCGATTGATCGTCATTCGCGAAATGACCCGGGAGCTGACCCGCACCGAGGTACAGGTGTGGAAAAAAGTAATCCGCCTGATCAGCCACGAACTGAACAATTCCCTTGCCCCCATCTCATCCATGGCCCACAGCGGCAAAGAGATGCTCCGCCAGCATCCGGGCACCGCCGACGAGGAAAACCGCAAAACGCAAACGCTGGAAAAAGTGTTTGCCACCATCGCCGAACGTTGTCAGCACCTGACGGAGTTCACCCAGGGTTACGCGCGCTTTGCCAAGCTGCCGCCGCCCAGCTGCGAGGAGGTCCAGTGGCGGCAGCTGATCGACAACCTGGCCCCGCTGCAGCGGTTTCAGCTGCACGGCGAACTGCCGGCGCGGCCGGGGTATTTCGATTCGGCGCAGCTGGAGCAGGCGCTGTTGAACCTGCTCAAGAACGCAGGCGAGGCGGGCAGTGCGCCGGAGCAAATAGAACTGGAAATCAATGCGGACAGCCGCGGACAGCAGATTGCCGTGCGCGATCGCGGCCAGGGCATGAGCGACAAGGTCCTGCAGCAGGCCCTGTTGCCCTTCTTCTCCACCAAAGCGCAGGGGGTGGGCCTGGGGCTGGCGCTGTGCCGTGAAATCATCGACGCCCACGACGGCCATATCCAGCTGCACAACCGCCCCGGCGGCGGGCTGCAAATAAGTTTGTGGCTACCCTGGCCCAAGAGCGGCTAG
- a CDS encoding AraC family transcriptional regulator → MELRQQFTGGTRIPRHTHTEPYAAIVLQGSYCEAGDNGRWWSQAGDVLIHRPFSSHFDCFAKNRAQVLNLPLPLEIGIAATHCRIADPDLLVRTAERDPHEASQLLLAQLLPGSAASDDPVDRFAAQLASPDAPSVSDWSRQTGIRRETLFRQFRAAYDTSPTEYRVESRTKLAWKEIVTGTRPLAEIAADFGFADQAHMSRAIRKLTGLPPGRWRTQHSFNTPDEQAIKLTA, encoded by the coding sequence ATGGAACTGCGACAGCAATTCACAGGTGGAACCCGCATTCCACGCCATACCCACACGGAGCCCTACGCCGCAATTGTATTGCAGGGCAGTTACTGCGAAGCCGGCGACAACGGGCGGTGGTGGTCACAGGCGGGGGACGTATTGATCCACCGCCCCTTTTCCAGCCACTTCGACTGCTTCGCAAAAAACCGGGCACAGGTTCTCAACCTGCCCCTGCCGCTCGAAATCGGTATTGCGGCAACCCATTGCCGAATCGCGGACCCCGACCTGCTCGTGCGCACCGCCGAGCGCGACCCGCATGAAGCGTCCCAACTGCTGCTCGCGCAACTGCTGCCGGGAAGCGCCGCCAGCGACGATCCCGTCGACCGCTTCGCCGCACAACTCGCCTCTCCCGATGCCCCCTCTGTCTCCGACTGGTCGCGGCAAACGGGCATCAGGCGCGAAACCCTCTTCCGCCAGTTTCGCGCCGCCTACGATACCAGCCCCACGGAATACCGGGTGGAATCCCGCACCAAACTGGCCTGGAAAGAGATTGTGACCGGCACGCGGCCGCTGGCGGAAATAGCTGCGGATTTCGGCTTCGCAGACCAGGCCCATATGAGCCGCGCGATCCGCAAGCTCACCGGCCTGCCGCCCGGCCGCTGGCGGACGCAACATTCGTTCAATACTCCGGACGAGCAGGCCATTAAATTGACCGCGTAA
- a CDS encoding CPBP family intramembrane glutamic endopeptidase: MMNTSVVAPHPRPFFEVTGLHFRLWPILFAGLLMQGILWPARQVARWLYHNHPDLLFGQTWAFVGIAMLLQALGGLIGILIMRRLLPAADGHLRWPPGRSYAGLAAAIGVAMGLVMLVADYWPQLLTQTAPDAGYDLTPVGASGWLAMMAATGLAEETVFRGLLVGMLVVLVPGRLRLRSFEVPFAAVAVGLLFSVAHYETFLADPLHLAIAQQLYAFIWALVYVWLMEKSRSLLAPIIAHGLGNFTEVALVMLMMSAWN; the protein is encoded by the coding sequence ATGATGAATACCTCTGTTGTTGCGCCGCATCCCCGGCCGTTCTTCGAAGTCACCGGACTGCACTTTCGTCTCTGGCCGATCCTGTTCGCCGGGCTGTTGATGCAGGGAATTTTGTGGCCCGCGCGGCAGGTGGCGCGCTGGTTGTATCACAATCACCCCGACCTGCTTTTCGGGCAGACCTGGGCTTTTGTCGGCATCGCGATGCTGCTGCAGGCCCTGGGCGGCCTGATCGGCATACTGATCATGCGCCGTCTGCTGCCCGCCGCCGACGGCCACCTGCGCTGGCCGCCGGGCCGCAGCTATGCCGGACTGGCCGCCGCCATCGGAGTCGCCATGGGCCTGGTGATGCTGGTGGCCGATTACTGGCCGCAGCTGCTCACCCAGACCGCGCCCGACGCCGGCTACGACCTGACCCCGGTGGGTGCCAGTGGCTGGCTGGCGATGATGGCCGCTACCGGCCTCGCCGAGGAGACCGTCTTTCGCGGCCTTTTGGTGGGAATGCTGGTGGTGTTGGTACCCGGCCGGCTGCGACTGCGCAGCTTCGAAGTACCCTTCGCCGCCGTAGCTGTCGGCCTGCTGTTTTCGGTGGCCCACTACGAGACCTTCCTGGCGGATCCCTTGCACCTGGCGATTGCGCAGCAGCTGTACGCCTTTATCTGGGCGCTGGTCTACGTGTGGCTGATGGAGAAGTCCCGCAGCCTGCTCGCGCCGATTATCGCCCACGGGCTGGGCAACTTTACCGAGGTGGCACTGGTGATGTTGATGATGTCCGCCTGGAACTGA
- a CDS encoding TetR/AcrR family transcriptional regulator: MDKREHLIRTAFTLFYRHGIHAVGINRILEESGIAKKTLYHHFASKEDLVVAALEYRDRIYLDWLSGRLAAVPAGQQGIAELFRALDDWFNGRVQELKPYRGCFFINASAEYGDRQHPVHRVCAGHKDKVAALIREQVEALSLSPKRAEAVCEALALLKEGATVLAHVQGDRDAARRAGRLAELLVKREKDE; this comes from the coding sequence ATGGACAAACGGGAGCACCTGATTCGCACCGCCTTTACGCTTTTCTATCGGCACGGAATCCACGCGGTGGGAATCAACCGTATCCTGGAGGAATCCGGAATCGCGAAGAAAACCCTCTACCACCATTTCGCCAGCAAGGAGGATCTGGTGGTGGCGGCCCTGGAATATCGGGACCGAATCTATCTGGATTGGTTGAGTGGGCGGCTGGCTGCAGTGCCCGCTGGCCAGCAGGGAATTGCCGAGTTGTTCCGGGCATTGGACGACTGGTTCAATGGCCGGGTACAGGAACTCAAACCCTACCGCGGCTGTTTTTTTATTAACGCCAGCGCCGAGTACGGCGATCGGCAACACCCGGTGCACCGGGTGTGTGCCGGGCACAAAGACAAGGTGGCGGCGTTGATCCGCGAACAGGTGGAGGCGCTGTCCCTGTCGCCAAAGCGGGCGGAGGCGGTCTGTGAGGCGCTGGCGCTGTTGAAGGAGGGCGCCACGGTGCTCGCCCATGTGCAGGGGGACCGGGATGCGGCCCGGCGGGCGGGGCGTTTGGCGGAGTTGCTGGTCAAGCGGGAGAAAGATGAATAG
- a CDS encoding HPP family protein, with amino-acid sequence MNRFGFQSRALITALIAGLGATLCIAALGSLDAMDSPGIWLMAPFGATMVILFCLPESPLAQPRNIVLGHGLTALVGLVAAEWFGVHAWSLGLAVGIAVTLMQLTGTTHPPAGANPIVVMLGGQGWDFLLTPVLAGAVLIVLFGSIYHRLARQPYPKRRV; translated from the coding sequence GTGAACAGGTTTGGTTTTCAATCCCGCGCCCTGATAACGGCACTCATCGCCGGTCTCGGCGCGACGCTCTGTATTGCCGCACTCGGCAGCCTGGACGCGATGGACAGCCCGGGGATCTGGCTGATGGCGCCCTTCGGCGCAACCATGGTGATTCTGTTCTGCCTGCCGGAGAGTCCGCTGGCCCAGCCGCGCAATATCGTGCTGGGCCACGGCCTTACCGCACTGGTCGGTTTGGTGGCTGCGGAGTGGTTCGGGGTTCACGCCTGGTCTCTCGGCCTGGCGGTGGGAATCGCGGTCACCCTGATGCAGCTCACCGGCACCACCCACCCCCCGGCGGGTGCCAATCCGATTGTGGTAATGCTCGGCGGTCAGGGGTGGGACTTTCTGCTGACGCCGGTGCTCGCGGGCGCCGTGCTGATCGTGTTGTTTGGGAGCATCTACCACCGACTGGCGCGACAGCCTTATCCAAAGCGCCGGGTATAA
- a CDS encoding helix-turn-helix domain-containing protein has translation MHISEKLRRGDVCVEACPSRELLQHITSRWGVLVLISLESGTQRFSELRRRIGGVSERMLAQTLQCLEGDGLVDRVAYEVVPPHVEYSLTPLGREATEKVRVLVDWIEDSMPRIVQVWSEREATRSKSARPVEPE, from the coding sequence ATGCATATTTCAGAGAAGTTGCGGCGAGGTGACGTTTGCGTTGAGGCATGCCCGTCGCGAGAGCTGCTCCAGCACATCACCAGTCGATGGGGGGTACTGGTACTTATCTCCCTGGAATCCGGGACGCAGCGCTTCAGCGAGTTGAGGCGCAGGATCGGCGGCGTGAGCGAGCGGATGCTGGCCCAGACACTGCAATGCCTGGAGGGGGACGGGTTGGTGGACCGGGTGGCCTATGAGGTGGTGCCACCGCACGTGGAATACAGCCTCACGCCCCTGGGGCGGGAGGCGACGGAGAAGGTGCGCGTCCTCGTCGACTGGATCGAAGACAGTATGCCGCGGATCGTCCAGGTCTGGAGCGAGCGGGAAGCCACACGCTCGAAATCTGCCCGCCCGGTGGAGCCTGAATAG
- a CDS encoding DsbA family oxidoreductase, producing the protein MRIDFISDISCPWCAIGASALECALQRIGDDIPVELHFRPFELNPDMPPAGEGLESYLERQLGMDREQIAAANAMLHERGAAVGFEFGHRSRVWNTFDAHRLLSWADAQGPAGSQRKLKLSLLRAYHGQDRNPGAHDLLLDLAGAAGLDVEQARTLLASDAFATEVRDDQRRWRQMGIHSVPTMIINGQSAIAGARSADEYLRIIQVIQQEQAQLPEHTR; encoded by the coding sequence ATGCGCATCGACTTCATTTCCGACATTTCCTGCCCCTGGTGCGCGATCGGCGCAAGCGCTCTTGAGTGCGCCTTGCAACGCATCGGCGACGACATCCCGGTGGAGCTGCATTTCAGGCCGTTCGAGCTAAACCCCGATATGCCGCCAGCCGGGGAGGGCTTGGAAAGTTACCTCGAGCGACAGCTCGGCATGGACCGGGAGCAGATAGCGGCGGCCAACGCCATGTTGCACGAACGCGGCGCAGCTGTCGGCTTCGAGTTCGGCCACCGCTCCAGGGTGTGGAATACCTTCGACGCGCATCGGCTGTTGAGCTGGGCCGATGCGCAGGGGCCCGCCGGCAGCCAGCGAAAACTCAAACTGTCGCTGCTGCGCGCCTATCACGGCCAGGACCGCAATCCCGGAGCGCACGACCTGCTGCTGGATCTCGCCGGCGCCGCCGGCCTGGATGTCGAACAGGCCCGCACCCTGCTCGCCAGCGACGCCTTTGCCACAGAGGTACGGGACGATCAGCGGCGCTGGCGGCAGATGGGCATTCACTCGGTACCCACCATGATCATCAACGGGCAGTCCGCCATTGCGGGTGCGCGTTCAGCGGACGAATACCTGAGGATTATCCAGGTGATCCAACAGGAACAGGCGCAGCTCCCGGAGCACACCCGCTGA
- a CDS encoding nuclear transport factor 2 family protein, with protein sequence MKRMLFAALIAAALNGLPALAQEPVTAASNADELFTSPDPKLHANKQVAYRIIKDLLEAGHWDMADQLLSEEYIQHNPNAASGRDAVVGYFTQVLKVKPKPIPEKLSMPITSVTAEGDLVVVTYPRVVKDPKHPKGEYTTTWFDMWRIVDGKAVEHWDPALVGEAPDLQ encoded by the coding sequence ATGAAACGAATGTTATTTGCGGCGTTGATTGCCGCAGCCCTCAACGGCCTGCCGGCTTTGGCCCAGGAACCAGTGACCGCGGCAAGTAACGCGGACGAGCTGTTCACCAGCCCCGACCCCAAACTCCACGCCAACAAACAGGTGGCCTATCGCATCATCAAGGATTTGCTCGAAGCCGGTCATTGGGATATGGCCGATCAACTGCTATCGGAGGAATATATCCAGCACAACCCGAATGCGGCCAGCGGACGGGATGCCGTCGTCGGGTATTTCACCCAAGTCCTGAAAGTAAAGCCGAAGCCCATCCCGGAAAAGCTGAGCATGCCGATCACCTCGGTTACCGCCGAGGGTGACCTGGTTGTCGTCACCTATCCTCGCGTGGTCAAAGATCCCAAACATCCTAAGGGTGAATACACAACGACCTGGTTCGATATGTGGCGGATCGTCGACGGCAAGGCGGTCGAACACTGGGACCCCGCACTGGTCGGCGAGGCGCCCGACCTACAGTAG
- the gstA gene encoding glutathione transferase GstA: MKLYFSPGACSLAPHIALREAELDVELIRVDLASHQLDDGSDYYQINSKGAVPMFELDNGERLTEGVAIMQYIADLVPQKNLAPANGTFARSRLHENLNFIATEIHKTWGVRFNPKADPVSKGVYADRLLQQYSSMNQRFSEDEWLLGKNYSVADMYLFVTTFWSNFLPLDLSEFNHLNSFIERMSQRPAVQAAMKAEGLI, encoded by the coding sequence ATGAAACTGTATTTTTCACCTGGAGCCTGCTCCCTTGCGCCCCATATCGCCCTCCGTGAGGCAGAGCTGGACGTCGAGCTTATCCGTGTTGACCTGGCCAGCCACCAGTTGGATGACGGCAGCGACTACTATCAAATCAACAGTAAAGGCGCTGTCCCCATGTTCGAACTGGATAACGGTGAACGCCTGACCGAGGGGGTTGCCATTATGCAGTATATTGCCGATCTGGTACCCCAGAAGAACCTGGCACCAGCCAACGGCACCTTTGCGCGTAGCCGTTTGCACGAAAACCTGAACTTTATCGCCACGGAAATTCACAAAACTTGGGGCGTACGCTTTAACCCCAAAGCGGACCCGGTCAGTAAAGGGGTTTATGCCGATCGTCTGTTGCAGCAGTACAGCTCCATGAACCAGAGATTTTCTGAAGACGAATGGTTACTGGGAAAAAATTATAGTGTCGCGGATATGTATCTCTTCGTGACCACCTTTTGGAGCAATTTTCTGCCCCTCGACCTGTCAGAATTCAACCATCTCAACAGTTTCATTGAGAGAATGAGTCAGCGCCCCGCCGTTCAGGCAGCCATGAAGGCTGAAGGGTTGATCTAA
- a CDS encoding delta-class carbonic anhydrase, with the protein MDFSKLAKHGVKNGRHQALNIPDNTGAPVQYAGSTTGPDYNEKGSPFQVTWSVLPKIAKVNAETIGEWCKENTFNEDHAHGVRSLVINPELLSAIHR; encoded by the coding sequence CTGGATTTCAGTAAATTGGCCAAGCACGGCGTTAAAAACGGTCGACATCAGGCATTGAACATTCCGGACAATACCGGCGCCCCTGTTCAGTACGCCGGCTCAACTACGGGCCCTGATTACAACGAAAAAGGCTCACCTTTTCAGGTCACATGGAGCGTTCTCCCCAAAATAGCCAAAGTCAATGCTGAAACCATCGGCGAGTGGTGCAAAGAAAACACCTTTAATGAAGATCATGCGCATGGCGTAAGAAGCCTCGTCATCAACCCAGAGCTTCTGTCAGCAATCCATCGATAA
- a CDS encoding TonB-dependent receptor, whose translation MTLSMYRKKTLPALIGAVTFGTAISPATAQENLGELEEIVVTGSYSRSLQSAIDTKRNAPSVTDAIIAEDIGQFPAQNIAEALQRVTGVSIVRDRGEGVYVRVRGLGSNFQVTTLNGRTMAVNENVRTSGQFGRQFRFDTLPAELVSAVEVIKSPTAALDEGAIGGTVNVKTFRPLDLGETKFTASGRASHAELAEETDPRLSGLANWVNADGTFGLLVSSAYAERSLRQDRAINFGWTEVPECIDTNGDGTRDSGPVITPGGIRPTLELEDRERLGLSTALQWRPNDTLDINLDILYVDQEVQYDEFTYSADYDYEDLVPGSAVIRDGALVGGTTRDGAVQIGRESSGIHDENLAIGLNAEWQLDQWTLSSDLFHSTADSEDADPIRRTRFRVTSGIGFDFLFPKVDGDSVPSINYTEVDLNDPAQWPGRRLEWRTIRAEDEEQSIQLDASREINFAGFSEFATGVKLRERSRDYFRRDLRLTDGIEGITFDESYFTGFPVSDFLGDASGNLPQEWLVPDESRFWSDYPSSEDLAAELTAGDRRNSYRIEESIRSAYAMLNMDSQLGEMPLRGNIGVRVAQTEQVSSGHANVDGEATPVRFSNDYTDVLPSLNFALDIRDNLVSRVAAAKVITRPDLQDMAPRLTFNSGDILTASGGNPNLEPFEAWQYDATLEWYPREGTALTAGIFYKDISTFIQTQVSDLEFNGEVYRLTSKVNGSNADVSGLELAYQQVFHHLPAPFNGLGVQANYTYTDSNAVYVDGDERIEGELEDVAKNSYNLTAFYERDGLALRFSYSWRDGVLNQIGTNSLATENNAEFGSLDFSASYDINDAVSVFMEGINITNEVQQLFVDDDEFRSYTDYGRTFVLGARINY comes from the coding sequence ATGACACTGTCCATGTACCGCAAGAAAACCCTACCCGCACTGATCGGCGCCGTTACTTTCGGCACCGCCATTTCTCCGGCCACTGCCCAGGAAAACCTCGGGGAGCTGGAGGAGATAGTGGTTACCGGCAGCTACAGCCGGAGCCTGCAGTCGGCCATCGATACCAAGCGCAATGCGCCCAGCGTTACCGACGCCATTATCGCCGAGGATATCGGCCAGTTCCCCGCACAGAATATCGCCGAGGCGCTGCAACGGGTGACCGGGGTCTCCATCGTGCGCGATCGCGGCGAGGGGGTTTACGTTCGCGTGCGCGGCCTGGGTTCCAACTTCCAGGTGACCACCCTGAATGGCCGCACTATGGCGGTCAATGAAAATGTGCGCACCTCCGGTCAGTTCGGTCGCCAGTTCCGCTTCGATACCCTGCCCGCGGAGCTGGTCTCCGCGGTGGAGGTGATCAAGAGCCCCACCGCCGCGCTGGACGAGGGCGCCATCGGCGGCACGGTGAATGTGAAAACCTTTCGCCCGCTGGACCTGGGGGAGACCAAGTTCACCGCCTCCGGCCGCGCCAGCCACGCGGAGCTGGCCGAGGAGACCGATCCGCGCCTCTCCGGGCTGGCAAACTGGGTCAATGCCGACGGCACCTTCGGTCTGCTGGTCTCCAGTGCCTACGCCGAGCGCAGCCTGCGCCAGGACCGGGCGATCAATTTCGGCTGGACCGAAGTGCCCGAGTGTATAGACACCAATGGCGACGGCACCCGTGACAGCGGCCCCGTGATCACCCCAGGCGGCATCCGCCCGACCCTGGAACTGGAGGACCGCGAGCGACTGGGCCTGTCCACCGCACTGCAGTGGCGTCCCAACGACACCCTGGATATCAACCTGGATATTCTCTACGTGGACCAGGAGGTGCAGTACGACGAATTCACCTACAGCGCCGACTACGACTACGAGGACCTGGTGCCCGGCTCCGCGGTGATCCGCGACGGTGCCCTGGTGGGCGGCACCACCCGGGACGGTGCCGTGCAGATCGGCCGCGAGAGTTCCGGTATCCACGACGAGAACCTGGCCATCGGCCTCAACGCCGAATGGCAACTGGACCAGTGGACCCTCTCCAGCGACCTATTCCACTCCACCGCCGACAGCGAGGACGCCGACCCGATCCGCCGCACCCGCTTCCGGGTCACCAGCGGCATCGGCTTCGATTTCCTGTTCCCTAAAGTGGACGGCGACTCGGTGCCCAGCATCAACTACACCGAAGTGGACCTGAACGATCCCGCCCAATGGCCCGGCCGCCGCCTGGAGTGGCGCACTATACGCGCGGAGGACGAGGAGCAGTCGATCCAGTTGGATGCCAGCCGCGAAATCAATTTCGCCGGCTTCAGCGAATTCGCCACCGGCGTCAAGCTGCGCGAGCGCTCGCGGGACTATTTCCGCCGCGACCTGCGGCTCACCGATGGTATCGAGGGGATCACCTTCGACGAGAGCTACTTTACCGGTTTTCCGGTGAGTGATTTTCTCGGCGACGCCTCCGGCAACCTGCCCCAGGAGTGGCTGGTACCCGATGAATCCCGTTTCTGGAGCGACTATCCCAGCTCGGAAGACCTGGCTGCGGAGCTCACCGCCGGCGACCGACGCAATTCCTACCGAATCGAGGAAAGCATCCGCTCCGCCTACGCCATGCTGAATATGGACAGCCAGTTGGGCGAAATGCCCCTGCGCGGTAATATCGGCGTGCGCGTGGCGCAAACGGAGCAGGTTTCCTCCGGTCACGCCAACGTCGACGGCGAGGCCACTCCGGTGCGCTTTTCCAACGACTACACCGACGTGCTGCCGTCGTTGAACTTCGCGCTGGATATCCGCGACAACCTGGTCAGCCGCGTCGCCGCCGCCAAGGTGATCACCCGCCCGGACCTGCAGGATATGGCGCCGCGCCTGACCTTCAACTCCGGCGATATCCTCACCGCCAGCGGCGGCAACCCCAACCTGGAGCCCTTCGAGGCCTGGCAGTACGACGCCACCCTGGAGTGGTACCCCCGGGAGGGCACAGCATTAACCGCCGGGATTTTCTACAAGGATATCTCCACCTTTATCCAGACCCAGGTCTCCGACCTGGAATTCAATGGCGAGGTCTATCGACTCACCTCCAAGGTGAACGGCTCAAACGCGGATGTCTCCGGCCTGGAACTGGCCTATCAACAGGTCTTCCACCACCTGCCCGCGCCTTTCAACGGCCTCGGCGTGCAGGCCAACTACACCTACACCGACTCCAATGCAGTGTACGTGGACGGCGACGAGCGCATCGAGGGCGAGCTGGAGGATGTGGCCAAGAACAGCTACAACCTGACGGCGTTTTACGAAAGAGACGGCTTGGCCCTGCGCTTCAGCTACAGTTGGCGCGACGGCGTACTCAACCAGATCGGCACCAACAGCCTGGCCACCGAGAACAACGCCGAGTTCGGCTCACTGGACTTCAGTGCCTCCTATGATATAAACGATGCAGTTTCCGTGTTTATGGAAGGCATCAATATCACCAACGAAGTGCAGCAGCTGTTTGTGGACGACGACGAGTTCCGCAGCTACACCGATTACGGCCGCACTTTCGTACTGGGCGCGCGGATTAATTACTGA